Genomic segment of Poecile atricapillus isolate bPoeAtr1 chromosome 8, bPoeAtr1.hap1, whole genome shotgun sequence:
GCCCCTGCCggcagtgggagcagagctgacaCCTGGGGCTTCAGCACACCTGCCCTGTCCATGAACAGGACACTGAGCGACAAAACACACTGCACTGGAATCAAAACCAGCTTTAATGCTTATATTCAGCTGAGTAAAGATGGAAAACAGCAATCATCCCGTATGCATTCCATctgaacaggctgctcaggaaaaataacccagaaTTATTGAAGATTCAGTACCTTttatgcaaaagaaaagcagagaacaTGAAGTACCTGCTCAGTGTTTGATTTGCTTAAACCAACAGCCAACCCCTGCATTCATGCTTCAGTCAAAAATTTTAGGGTTTCTATTTAACACACAGAATATTTACACAGAGGTTATTTGCTCCACACAGCCCGCTGAACCATGTTTCTTTTTCAAGCCTATAAAGCTACTAAGCTAATTCTAGATTTTAAGGAAACATGTGTAAAATCTGATGAACAATTTTAAGGACAATAGAACACCTAGTACATGACTTAACAGGTAAGTGGAGCACAGACCATGCAGCAGTGTTATCATAAGGCTGGGACCTTCACAGCTTCCTTTTTCCAGTGAATATCCAGTGCTGGTTTGCTCCACTATTTCCTGCTAGTTCAAGGATTAAAGAAAGGAAGTAGGAAAAAGagatgtgctttaaaaaaacccacaacacaacaaaaaaacccaaataaacaaaccccaaaacaaacaaacaaagcctAAAACACTTGCACAATTTTTCAGCCATCCCACAGGGTTTCCAAGTGTTTCCCTCaagctgtgcagggcaggaacagcagccccagcccagcctggatgGGCAGGTCCCTGCAGCTGTCCCaagcctcctgcagcctcctggtGCTTCTGTTCACCCCAtcacccccagcagcagcagggccctgCTGCCACATCCCTCAGAGCCaaaggggacacaggacagcagCCAGCCCGCGCGTCCCGTGTCCCACAGCGACCCGGCCCTTTGGCACACGCCGGTCTGAGGCTGCTgtgacaggaagaaaaagcagcaacagAGACAAAACACCAAATCCCGGAGGCTGAGGGTCAGAAGAGGagccccagggcagtgctggcagtcTGGGGTTTGAGGTTCAGAGGACGGCACGGGAGAACGCGTGGGTTAGGATCAGGCTGATTTCCTGCCAGAGAAGGTgggacacgctccagcccctacACAGCGGGAATTGCAAGGGAGACGGAACCGCGGCCCAAATCCAGCCCGGCTCCGTGGCCCAGTCACACCTGGCGGGCGGGAGGGCTCCATTTCCCGCTCACAGGTGCTCCCTCAGCCAGTCCAGGCAGGCGTCGAACAGCCGATGGCCCACGGCCAGCTTGAAGGGCCACACGAGGAAGGTGACGGCGCCGTGGAAGGCGTCCTCGGCGTGGTGGTGCGTGACGGGCACGCCGGCGGCGCGGAGCCGGCCCGCGTACATGACGCCGTCGTCGCGCAGCACGTCGTGCTCGCAGGTCAGGATGTAGGCGGGAGGCACGTGGCGCAGCCGGGACTCGCTGGCCAGCAGCGGCGACGCCCGCGGGTCCAGGAACCCGGGGAACCTCCGCGCCAGCTCCGCTCCGCCCGGCGCGGGGCCGCCGTACGCGTGAGCCTTCCTCATCTCCGCGGGCAGCCAGCGGCTCCAGTTCACAAACTGGAACAGGTGGCTGGACTCGGCCGGGACGTGGCTGTTGGAGTCCATGGCCTCCCTGAGAGCGGGGTCTGATGTGAAATACTCGCTCCAGAACCTGACCATCAGTGACCTGGACAGGATCGGCTTGTCGGCGTTGTCTCGGTAGGACGGCAGATTCAGGTCCAGGGCCTGCAGAGCCGGGTAGATCAGAATTTGAGCTTTGAGCTTCGTTTTGACTTCAGGGTCCTCCGACAGCTGTagaaaaaaccagaaagcatCGCAAAGAATCAGTAAAGGTGTCGGTTCTCCCACGCTGACAGGTCACTTGAGGTAAAGAATTAAGACACACATCTTGCAACATGAGCAAAATAAGATTATCGATAAAACCAGGATTAAGAAATTCTGAATCTGTAGGCGGGTCATCAACAGTATGCTGTAATAAAAATTCTCaaacataaaatataatttaattttatttcttatattgaaggataatttttttgaggaatactttttgaaattttgatGCTTTCTGGAGTATTGACAGAAGATTTTCTATAGATTCAGAAAATTTCCATTCATGCATCATGAAACTTTCAGGTTTCTAGGTCTCCTTATCATTTCACACAATTTAGAGCACgctcatttgtttgttttttaactctGAGATGTTACAACACAAGCAATAGCAATTCTGTGCATCTTAGAGATGTAACAAATAAATGTGATGTCACTGAGGGGCTCAGGCACAGTCACTTGCCTGGCCCCCGGTGCCCTGTGACATTCTGTGTGCACAGACCAGCgagtgctgggagctgagctttTCTTAGTGGTGGTGAAACGACAGGAATACTGATTCTGAGCTTGCAAACCATTTCTGTTGTACCTGCTGTGCCACGGCCGCGGCCAGGTTGCCCCCGGCGCTGTCCCCGGCCACGCAGACCCGCGCAGGGTCCACCCCGTACTGGGCCAGGACCTCGCTCTGGAGGAAGAACTTGGTCACCAAGTACACATCTTCAAACTGGGCGGGGAAACGGTGCGGAGGGGCCAGCCTGTAGCTGGTGGAGGCAAGAGAAGCGTGTTAGTACCTGCTGTTAATAAAGAGAATTATTTCTCCTGTGCCCAGAGAAGTGGGAGCTGGCCATCCCAGAGGATCCACTTTGTTACCCACCCATCTTCATAAAGCCAAAGTAGCCACCAACCACAATTCCCCACTGTCACCCTGGCAGCCTCTGCTCACAAATGTTTATAAATCAGCAGGAAAGCACCAcatacagaataaataaatcagaataaatCAGCAGGAAAGTGACCAAATACAGAAACATTGAAAAATCCGATTCATTgaaacagattaatttattcCAAACCCTCATGCCATCTGGAAGGAGAATGTCTTACTTGACCGACACCACGACAGCATTTATCTCGTTTGAAATCCTCCGTGCCATGTAGTCATAGCCGTGCATGCCTGAAATGAGAGCCCAGGGCGTGAGAACGGACCCACGCCCAGAACTGCCGgctcctctgggcagcagctttcagctgcCTTTCCCAAAGCTCCCCCTGCTTTTATCCGGTGCCACAGCGGtcccctgcccctccctgcctgtggcagatGCCGGGAAGCGAAGGGCAGCGCTTGGCAGGGCTGCGGAGGTGTTCAGCGATGGAGCAGAGCTCACCTGCGTCTCCCAGGCACCAGCCGCCGCCGTGGAAGTAAAGCATGGCCCTCCTGAGCCCCCCggctgccctcctgggcagGTACAGCCGGACGGGGACCTGCTGGAACTCTGTCTCTGTCACAGTGACGTTCTCATCGGATGTGGGAGCGACCAGCTCCACAACCGTGATCAGCCTCAAGCTCTCCATGTAGTGcatcagccccagcagctcGGCCGCCTCCGACTAAAGCACAAGAGAACGGGAAACTCTTTCAAGTGCAGCCGTCTTTAGTGTCAGTCTGAATTCCCGTGGAGCCTGCAATGCCCTGCACAAGCGTGTGAAGCCGCTGTAGGAgtcagaacagcagcagagcgcATCCATCCGAGCCTGGCGGTGCGAGGAGCGCTCTGTGACACGCTCTGACACTGCCACCAGCTGTCGAGCAGggccagagccagggctgctgctccctgctcctcccagacACCTGGGAGCTGTTTATGGGGTCACCTCACAgcccagtgcccagcccagcgaCCCACAGCACCggcacaggcacagagagccaCCCACAGCCACCCACAGCCACCCACAGCCACCCACAGCCATCCACAGCCACCCACAGCCATCCACAGCCACCCACAGCCATCCACAgccacccacagctcctgccaccagcctggggacagcccagggacacaCTGCACACAGCCACCCACAGCCACCCACAGCCACCCACAGCCACCCACAGCCACCCACAGCCACCCACAgccacccacagctcctgccaccagcctggggacagcccggggacacactgcctgctctggggacagcccggggacaCACTGCCTGGcgtggggacagcccagggacacaCTGCCTGGcgtggggacagcccagggacacaCTGCACACAGCCACCCACAgccacccacagctcctgccaccagcctgctctggggacagcccagggacacactgcctgctgtggggacagcccagggacacactgcctgctgtggggacagcccggggacacactgcacacagccacccacagctcctgcactgctgccagcaccagcagcacggCTCCTCCACCACCACCCCTGGCCGTGGGACATGACCCTCTTCCCACCCCAGCCTCATCACATCGCAATTGAAACAATATGAAATAAAGCCCAGTTCTTTCATGTTATCTGAAGGTGAAAACAGATGAAATTCACAGCAGGTTTgagttttaaaagaaagtatCCAAACCTGGTGCAGAACCTGTTTGAAGTCTGGCTCCCAAGAGATGCTTTATTGGAACAATGTGAGAGCCCCATGCTGGAACTGGTCCTCTGCTGATGGTGTAAGCTCTAGACTTCAGGCTGTGATGGTGTGCAGTCACACAGTCTGACCCTGCCTgttgtatttgtttttcttaaaattgtATTAAATCAACTGTTTAATCACCATCTACATATAACCAGcttttgagcaacctggtctaatggaagtGTCCCTGACCTTGGCAGgaggctggaatgagatgaaattaaggatcttttccaacccaaaccagtctgggattctgggattccatgacaTAACCTTCTGTTTCAGGAGCTAGAATAGCACACAGCTCAGCCCTTGCTGGCAGTCTTTGACAGGGATTGTCACCACATTTTTGAGTCACCTCTCTCTGAAGGCTTGGAGCGCAATGCCAGGAGGAGCCCTGCCAATCCCTGGAATTGGGATGGAGATGAGTGGGCAGGCgctgtgttgtggttttaaatcACACGCTGGTACGTGGCAAAAGGAAACACTGGTCCTTGCCATTAGCtccatgaaaacaaacaaatacagGTGCCAGAATTGCCGTTTTAGCCACAACATTGACACAATTTGCATAAACATTTCTCAGTTGTTGCTTTTTCCCCCAAGGATTAACATCTTGAAAAAACAAATATCTCAGTCAAAGTGAGTCCTGCTGTGACTCCAATGAGCTTGTGAAAGCCCCGCGGTGGGAGGATTTCCCTGAGCCCCAGCACTGAggattcccagtgctcccagagctctgtTTTCCACAAGTGGACAATTTATATTGTGGAAAACCACAAAAGGAAATGGTGTCCTCATCTGAAAATCACTCGTTATCCCGGTGTGAGATTATTGGGTGTTATGGAGCAGGAAAGGCAGCactttggggtttgggatcccTGTGCCTTGGAAAGCATTGTCCCCAGTCACCCCCCCTTGCAGTGAGGAGCAAGGACAGACCCTCCAAAAGccggggagagggaagggagccCGGCTGTGGCTGGGCAGTGCCCAcagggctcccagcagctcagcttgCAGAGGGGCAGCAGCTCGGGGGCCGCTCCCCATGGACCCGACACGGGCAGCTGGAGAGCGGGGCCCGACTCTGGGCTTTGGGGCTTCCACAGAGGGATTGGTGCTgcctgaggagggagggggctctggggaaaCGTCACACAACGACAGCAAAAGCATCGTGTTGTGTTTTGTACTTTCTGCAGGCGTTTCAGACCAAGGGTGTGGGGTACTTCCTTAAACACTCGAGGGATTTAGGGCTCAGACACCACAGCAAGCGGCAGATTTGTTCTCAGAGGCTGTTCCCCACCTTGGCAGCACATGGACACAGGACATGAGCATCCACAGCCAAGGGAGACATTGccagcctccctgctgctcAGAGGGGAGCACCA
This window contains:
- the AADAC gene encoding arylacetamide deacetylase — its product is MGTKLLCLCLLTALLGYYIYSPLPPELAEPWTVMLVSAAFRAVGHLSEAAELLGLMHYMESLRLITVVELVAPTSDENVTVTETEFQQVPVRLYLPRRAAGGLRRAMLYFHGGGWCLGDAGMHGYDYMARRISNEINAVVVSVNYRLAPPHRFPAQFEDVYLVTKFFLQSEVLAQYGVDPARVCVAGDSAGGNLAAAVAQQLSEDPEVKTKLKAQILIYPALQALDLNLPSYRDNADKPILSRSLMVRFWSEYFTSDPALREAMDSNSHVPAESSHLFQFVNWSRWLPAEMRKAHAYGGPAPGGAELARRFPGFLDPRASPLLASESRLRHVPPAYILTCEHDVLRDDGVMYAGRLRAAGVPVTHHHAEDAFHGAVTFLVWPFKLAVGHRLFDACLDWLREHL